One stretch of Armatimonadota bacterium DNA includes these proteins:
- a CDS encoding M20/M25/M40 family metallo-hydrolase encodes MTVALLAALVLPSPLPNEPQNVADRLLARGLTDLGAYEMLYELCTTIGGRLSGSPEAARAVIWTALQMDEIGLSNIRQIRCMVPHWVRGATERAAIIVSDDRVHGLSICALGGSVGTPVGGIEAEVVEVKSLEEAENLGERGKGKIVFFNRGFDPTLPTTFAAYGGTVDQRSGGASAAAKSGAVAVLVRSMTLAKDDEPHTGAMRYSEGRRIPAAALGIQSADRLSAALKRGPVTVRLELSCRSLPDEPSANVLGEIVGSEMPNEVIVMGGHLDSWDLGQGAHDDGAGVTQALEALRLLKELGLRPKRTIRVVAFMNEENGLRGATAYAEMAANADEVHYAAIESDAGGFMPRAFSVTESKLERVQEWAPLFQVFGIERFTPGGGGADINPLGPLGTTLFGLRPDNQRYFDYHHSRNDTIDKVNARELEMGAMAMALLAWLISEEGLEDQTSTP; translated from the coding sequence ATGACTGTCGCGCTTTTGGCCGCCCTGGTGCTCCCTTCCCCACTGCCGAACGAACCGCAAAACGTAGCAGACCGCCTGCTGGCGCGCGGGCTGACCGATCTCGGCGCATATGAGATGTTGTACGAGCTTTGCACTACCATCGGCGGTCGGCTGAGCGGTTCGCCGGAGGCCGCGAGAGCCGTCATCTGGACCGCGTTGCAGATGGACGAGATCGGGCTGAGCAACATCCGCCAAATACGGTGCATGGTCCCGCACTGGGTGCGAGGCGCTACCGAGCGGGCTGCTATCATCGTCAGCGACGACCGGGTGCATGGGCTCTCGATCTGCGCGCTCGGGGGTAGCGTTGGAACGCCCGTCGGAGGCATCGAGGCCGAAGTTGTCGAGGTTAAGTCGCTTGAGGAGGCGGAGAACCTCGGGGAGCGCGGCAAGGGCAAGATCGTCTTTTTCAACCGCGGGTTCGATCCGACGCTGCCGACGACTTTCGCGGCGTACGGCGGCACGGTCGATCAGCGTTCCGGCGGTGCGTCCGCCGCGGCGAAGTCCGGCGCCGTCGCCGTGCTTGTGCGATCCATGACGCTGGCCAAGGACGACGAGCCGCACACGGGCGCGATGCGGTACTCGGAAGGCCGCCGGATTCCGGCTGCGGCGCTCGGCATTCAGAGCGCTGACCGGCTGAGCGCGGCTCTCAAGAGAGGTCCGGTCACTGTTCGCCTCGAGCTTAGCTGTAGAAGCCTGCCGGACGAGCCGTCGGCCAACGTATTGGGCGAGATCGTAGGATCGGAGATGCCGAACGAAGTGATCGTCATGGGCGGGCACCTCGATAGCTGGGACTTGGGCCAGGGCGCGCACGACGACGGCGCCGGGGTAACGCAAGCCTTGGAGGCTCTGCGACTGCTGAAGGAGTTGGGGCTGAGACCGAAGCGCACGATCCGCGTCGTGGCGTTCATGAACGAGGAGAACGGTCTGCGCGGTGCGACGGCTTACGCTGAGATGGCGGCGAACGCCGACGAGGTCCACTACGCGGCGATCGAATCGGACGCAGGCGGCTTTATGCCGCGGGCGTTTAGCGTCACGGAGTCGAAGCTCGAGCGCGTGCAGGAGTGGGCGCCTCTTTTTCAAGTATTTGGTATCGAGCGATTTACTCCTGGCGGAGGGGGCGCCGACATCAACCCGCTCGGGCCGCTCGGCACGACGCTGTTCGGCCTGCGACCCGACAATCAGCGGTACTTCGACTACCACCACTCGCGGAACGACACGATCGACAAAGTCAACGCGCGCGAGCTGGAGATGGGCGCGATGGCGATGGCGCTGCTGGCGTGGCTGATCTCTGAAGAGGGTCTGGAAGACCAGACCTCCACCCCCTAA
- a CDS encoding dienelactone hydrolase family protein: protein MTSHIKSTLIATTLLLASLTWGQEWAREHVDASPRHQEWVNVQNGDRTVKCFIVYPEREDKTQVIVLIHEIMGMTDWVMWMADQLAEAGYIVIAPDLLSGMADGGGRSIDFETAGAAREAVSNLPPEQVTADLNAACEYGKAIASANGKVSVAGFCWGGSQTFRFATNRDDLSAAFVFYGTGPTDASAIDRIKSPVYGFYGGRDNRVNASIPASESLMKSANKTYEPEIYDGAGHGFMRSGQQPGAQAANAAGRDAAWKRWLEILGRS, encoded by the coding sequence ATGACATCACACATTAAGTCGACGTTGATCGCCACAACTCTCTTGTTGGCATCTCTAACTTGGGGACAAGAGTGGGCACGAGAGCACGTTGACGCATCGCCGAGGCACCAGGAGTGGGTCAATGTGCAGAACGGCGACCGAACGGTGAAGTGCTTCATCGTGTACCCGGAGCGCGAGGACAAGACCCAAGTCATCGTATTGATTCACGAAATCATGGGGATGACTGATTGGGTGATGTGGATGGCCGATCAGTTGGCCGAAGCAGGCTATATCGTGATCGCCCCTGATCTGTTATCGGGCATGGCCGATGGCGGTGGGCGCTCGATCGACTTTGAGACCGCCGGCGCGGCGCGTGAGGCGGTAAGCAACCTGCCGCCGGAACAGGTGACCGCAGACTTGAACGCTGCCTGTGAATACGGCAAGGCGATCGCAAGCGCCAACGGCAAGGTCTCAGTGGCCGGATTCTGTTGGGGCGGCTCGCAGACTTTCCGTTTTGCGACCAACCGCGACGATCTGTCAGCAGCGTTCGTTTTCTACGGAACGGGGCCGACTGACGCCTCCGCAATCGACCGTATCAAGTCACCAGTGTACGGATTCTACGGCGGCCGCGACAACCGGGTCAACGCGTCTATACCCGCGAGCGAATCGTTGATGAAGAGCGCGAACAAGACGTACGAACCCGAGATCTACGACGGCGCCGGCCACGGATTCATGCGAAGCGGCCAACAACCGGGAGCACAGGCGGCGAACGCCGCAGGGCGCGACGCCGCCTGGAAGCGCTGGCTCGAGATTCTGGGTCGATCCTGA
- a CDS encoding methylated-DNA--[protein]-cysteine S-methyltransferase: protein MIAVASDDALCLLEFTDRRMLETQIDRLKRRFKRPITPGECVVLDQASSELAEYFRKERKVFDVEIEPRGSDFRLQVWQALVKIPYGETRSYGELAIDLGNPGSLRAVGRANGDNGIAIIVPCHRVVGADGTLTGYGGGLWRKRRLLDHESGEPTLFRRGH from the coding sequence ATGATCGCGGTCGCGAGCGACGATGCCCTCTGTCTTCTTGAGTTCACAGACAGGCGCATGCTCGAAACACAGATTGATCGACTAAAAAGAAGATTCAAGAGACCGATCACTCCGGGCGAGTGCGTGGTCTTGGATCAAGCTAGTAGCGAGCTCGCAGAGTACTTCCGCAAGGAACGCAAGGTCTTTGACGTTGAGATCGAACCGCGCGGCAGCGACTTCCGACTACAGGTCTGGCAAGCCCTCGTAAAGATTCCTTACGGCGAAACGCGCAGCTACGGAGAGCTTGCCATCGATCTGGGCAACCCCGGCTCACTGCGCGCGGTTGGGCGCGCAAACGGCGACAACGGCATCGCGATTATCGTGCCGTGCCACCGCGTCGTCGGCGCCGATGGAACGCTCACCGGCTACGGCGGCGGCCTGTGGCGCAAGCGCCGGCTGCTCGACCACGAATCCGGCGAACCAACGCTTTTCCGACGCGGCCACTAG
- a CDS encoding adenylate kinase, whose protein sequence is MKNGSPRRIIVRGTSGSGKTTMSRALSYVLGIEHTELDSLYHLPDWKERPQDELAEMVREIVANETWIVDGNYGAVLNECLVSADTVVWLDYSFLTVFLQLLARTVRRSWKREELWHGNRETFSKSFFSRDSILWWMITTHARRRRQCNELERQLANSSICFLRFKNPRQADEWLRQLK, encoded by the coding sequence ATGAAGAACGGATCGCCACGACGGATCATTGTTCGTGGCACGAGCGGTTCAGGCAAGACAACCATGTCCAGGGCTCTGTCATACGTTCTGGGGATCGAGCACACTGAGTTAGACTCGCTCTACCACCTCCCCGATTGGAAGGAGAGACCGCAGGACGAACTCGCGGAGATGGTCCGAGAAATCGTGGCGAACGAGACTTGGATCGTCGACGGGAACTATGGCGCGGTCCTCAACGAGTGCTTGGTGAGCGCTGACACGGTGGTCTGGCTCGATTATTCGTTCTTGACCGTCTTCTTGCAGCTGCTTGCTAGGACGGTCCGCAGATCGTGGAAACGCGAGGAGCTTTGGCACGGAAACCGGGAGACGTTTTCCAAGTCGTTCTTCAGCCGAGACAGCATCCTGTGGTGGATGATCACCACTCACGCAAGACGCAGGAGACAGTGCAACGAACTGGAGCGACAGTTGGCGAACTCCTCGATCTGCTTCCTACGCTTCAAGAACCCACGCCAAGCAGACGAGTGGCTCCGTCAGTTGAAGTGA